A window of the Lolium perenne isolate Kyuss_39 chromosome 7, Kyuss_2.0, whole genome shotgun sequence genome harbors these coding sequences:
- the LOC127313250 gene encoding U-box domain-containing protein 15: MLSTLFGTRPASDQDPPEPPEPEPSGRQLSDGDLLDELLATVGSARAFQEFRRSQRKESFNLLRWLQLVLPLIEELREAAPARPLTDDAYRRLALLGRAFQAARRLLRCCHDGSKIFLSLESEAVQGRFRAVYEKINLALDGMPYSEIGISDEVKEQVELINTQLKRSKKRADTQDMELAMDFMVVLQDKEDRSADRAILERLAKKLELQSLADLRAETMAIKKLINERNGQQAESTRQIIELLHKLKDVAGVDEKNILGEVSIPKYLEKCPSLMIPNDFLCPISLEIMTDPVIIASGRTYERRRIQKWLDAGQRTCPKTQQPLAHLSLAPNFALKNLILQWCEKNKVEMQNGEPAEEPVVEQEVSKEVLVPSLVKDLSSANLDVQRKAVKKIRTLSKESPENRALITESGGIAALVGLLQYPDKKIQEHTVTSLLNLSIDEANKVLIAKGRAIPPIIEVLKNGSVEGQENSAAALFSLSMVDENKVAIGAMGGVPPLVKLLKEGTIRGKKDAATALFNLMLNHQNKFRAIEAGIVPALLKILVDKKLNMVDEALSIFLLLGSHSACRSEIGSEGFMETLVQIVKEGTPKNKECALSVLLELGSNNNALMVHALGFGLQEQLTEISKSGTSRAQRKANSLIQLARKCQS; the protein is encoded by the exons aTGCTGTCGACGCTCTTCGGGACGCGGCCGGCGTCGGACCAGGACCCGCCGGAGCCGCCCGAGCCGGAGCCGTCGGGGCGGCAGCTCTCCGACGGGGACCTGCTGGACGAGCTGCTCGCCACCGTGGGGTCGGCGCGCGCCTTCCAGGAGTTCCGCCGCTCGCAGCGCAAGGAGTCCTTCAACCTCCTCCGCTGGCTGCAGCTCGTGCTCCCGCTCATCGAGGAGCTCCGCGAGGCCGCCCCCGCCCGCCCCCTCACCGACGACGCATACCGCCGCCTCGCCCTCCTCGGCCGCGCCTTCCAGgccgcgcgccgcctcctccgctgCTGCCACGACGGCAGCAAGATCTTTCTC TCGCTTGAGAGCGAGGCGGTGCAGGGGAGGTTCCGAGCAGTGTACGAGAAGATCAACCTCGCTCTGGACGGCATGCCCTACTCGGAGATCGGCATCTCCGACGAGGTCAAGGAGCAG GTGGAGCTGATCAACACCCAGCTGAAGCGGAGCAAGAAGAGGGCGGACACGCAGGACATGGAGCTGGCCATGGACTTCATGGTggtgctccaggacaaggaggaCCGCAGCGCCGACCGCGCCATCCTCGAGCGGCTCGCCAAGAAGCTGGAGCTGCAGAGCCTAGCGGACCTGCGCGCCGAGACCATGGCCATCAAGAAGCTCATCAACGAGCGCAACGGGCAGCAGGCGGAGAGCACCAGGCAGATCATCGagctcctccacaagctcaaggatGTCGCAGGCGTCGACGAGAAGAACATCCTCGGCGAGGTCTCCATCCCCAAGTACCTTGAGAAGTGCCCCTCCCTCATGATCCCCAACGACTTCCTCTGCCCCATCTCCCTCGAGATCATGACTGATCCGGTCATCATTGCCAGTGGCCGG ACTTATGAGAGGAGAAGGATACAGAAGTGGTTGGACGCAGGTCAGCGGACATGCCCCAAGACCCAGCAGCCGTTGGCGCACCTGTCGCTGGCGCCAAATTTTGCTCTCAAGAACTTGATCCTGCAATGGTGTGAGAAGAACAAGGTGGAGATGCAGAATGGGGAGCCTGCTGAAGAACCTGTTGTCGAGCAGGAAGTGAGCAAGGAGGTCCTCGTCCCGTCGCTGGTGAAGGACCTGTCGTCCGCGAACCTCGACGTGCAGCGCAAGGCCGTCAAGAAGATCCGAACGCTTTCCAAGGAGAGCCCAGAGAACCGTGCACTCATCACCGAGAGTGGCGGCATTGCGGCCCTTGTCGGCCTCCTGCAGTACCCTGACAAGAAGATCCAGGAACACACGGTCACGTCGTTGCTCAACTTGTCGATTGACGAGGCCAACAAGGTGCTGATCGCCAAGGGTAGAGCCATCCCTCCGATAATCGAAGTCCTGAAAAATGGCAGTGTAGAGGGGCAGGAGAATTCCGCGGCAGCGCTGTTCAGCCTGTCCATGGTGGATGAGAACAAGGTGGCCATAGGGGCTATGGGAGGCGTGCCTCCATTGGTGAAACTCCTAAAGGAAGGGACCATCAGGGGGAAGAAGGACGCTGCCACGGCCTTATTTAACCTGATGCTGAACCACCAAAATAAGTTCAGGGCCATCGAGGCTGGTATCGTGCCGGCGCTGCTCAAGATCCTCGTCGACAAGAAGCTCAACATGGTCGACGAGGCCCTCTCCATCTTCCTCCTTCTGGGTTCCCACTCGGCATGCCGTAGCGAGATTGGGTCCGAGGGGTTCATGGAGACACTTGTGCAGATCGTCAAGGAGGGTACTCCCAAGAATAAGGAGTGTGCGCTGTCCGTGCTGCTTGAGCTGGGATCGAACAACAATGCCCTCATGGTGCATGCGCTCGGGTTCGGCCTCCAGGAGCAGCTTACGGAGATCTCCAAGAGCGGCACAAGCAGAGCGCAGAGGAAGGCCAACTCTTTGATTCAGCTTGCACGAAAGTGTCAGTCGTAG